From the genome of Streptomyces sp. S4.7:
TGTCGGTTGGCTACTCCGCGTGCCACTGGTGCCATGTGATGGCCCACGAGTCCTTCGAGAACGAGGCCACGGCGGAGTACCTCAACGCGCACTTCGTGAGCGTCAAGGTCGACCGTGAGGAGCGGCCCGACGTCGATGCCGTCTATATGGAGGCGGTGCAGGCGGCGACGGGGCAGGGTGGGTGGCCGATGACCGTCTTCCTCAACGCGGAGGGGGAGCCGTTCTACTTCGGTACCTACTTCCCGCCCGCGCCCCGGCACGGCATGCCGTCCTTCCGGCAGGTCCTCGAAGGCGTCAACTCCGCCTGGACCGACCGGCGTGCGGAGGTCGGTGAGGTCGCCGGCCGGATCGTGGGAGAACTCGCCGGGCGCTCCCTCGCACACGGGGGCGAGGGCGTGCCCGGCGAGGAGGAGCTGGCTCAGGCGCTGCTCGCGCTGACGCGGGACTACGACCAGAGACACGGCGGCTTCGGCGGCGCGCCCAAGTTCCCGGCGAGCATGGTGGTGGAGTTCCTGCTCCGCCACCACGCCCGCACCGGGGCCGAGGGCGCGCTCCAGATGGCGTCCGACACCTGCGAGGCGATGGCACGCGGCGGGATCTACGACCAGCTCGGCGGCGGGTTCGCCCGCTACTCGGTCGACCGCGAGTGGGTGGTTCCGCACTTCGAGAAGATGCTCTACGACAACGCCCTGCTCTGCCGCACGTACGCGCGGCTGTGGCGGTCCACCGGTTCCGATCTCGCGCGGCGGGTCGCGCTGGAGACCGCCGACTTCATGGTGCGTGAACTGCGCACCGCCGAGGGCGGGTTCGCCTCCGCGCTGGACGCCGACAGTGACGACGGTGCGGGCAGGCACAGAGAGGGCGCGTACTACGCCTGGACACCCGGACAGCTCACGGACGTACTCGGCGAGGCGGACGCGGAGTTCGCCGCCCGGTACTACGGCGTGACCGGGGAAGGCACCTTCGAGGAAGGCGCCTCCGTCCTCCAACTCCCGCAGGGCGAAGGGGTCGTGGACGCGGCGCGGGTCGATTCCGTACGGCAGCGGCTTCTCGCGGCCCGTGACACCCGGCCCCGCCCGGAGCGGGACGACAAGGTCGTCGCAGCCTGGAACGGGCTCGCGATCGCCGCGCTCGCCGAGACCGGCGCGTACTTCGAACGGCCGGATCTCGTCGAACGGGCGACCGAAGCCGCGGATCTGGTCGTGCGGGTGCACATGGACGAGACGACACGGCTGGCCCGTACCTCCAGGGACGGCCGCGTCGGGGCCAACGCCGGTGTGCTGGAGGACTACGGCGATGTCGCCGAGGGCTTCCTGACGCTCGCCGGGGTGACCGGCGAAGGCGTGTGGCTCGACTTCGCGGGATTCCTCCTCGACACCGTCATCGAGCGGTTCACCGGCGAGGGCGGCGCCCTGTACGACACGGCGCACGACGCCGAGCCGCTGATCCGCCGGCCCCAGGACCCGACGGACAACGCCACCCCGTCCGGCTGGACCTCGGCCGCCGGAGCCCTGCTCTCGTACGCCGCCCACACCGGCTCGGCGGCCCACCGCACCGCCGCCGAGGGGGCACTCGGCGTCGTCAAGGCCCTCGGTCCGCGCGCCCCGCGCTTCATCGGCTGGGGTCTCGCCGTCGCCGAGGCGCTGCTCGACGGGCCGCGCGAAGTCGCCGTGGTGGGTCCGCGCGGTGACGCCGCGACGGCTGGGCTGCACCGTACGGCGCTGCTCGGGACGGCGCCGGGAGCCGTCGTCGCGGTCGGTGAGCCGACGGCCCGGGAGGCGTCCGGCGAGCCGGAGTTCCCGCTGCTCGCGGACCGGCCGCTGGTCGACGGGCGGGCCGCCGCGTATGTGTGCCGGAACTTCGTCTGCTCGGTCCCGACCACCGAAGTGGACGCGCTGGCCGAGCAGTTGACCGTACGCCTGTAGCAACGACCGCGCCCGAGGCACAGTTCGGGCCGGTTGTGAAGCATGCAAAATCGGACGTAATTACAGAGTTCATCGAATTGGCCCCTCTGTCGTCACACTTCCCCCCTATCTTCATCACGAAGGGCACGCAGTAAGTGCGCATGGGGGGCATGCGTACAGGGTGATACCGGGGGGACCGGCGGCCAGGGGGGCCTTGCCGCGGTTCACCCTTGGCCGAGGGGGGCCATGTGGTCACGTCCGTATTCATCGCTGCCGTTTCGCTGGCGCTGTTCTGGATGGCGGCGTTCACGCTGTGGTGGCAGATGCACGCGTGGCGTACGCCGGAGACGCTGGCGGCGACACGATTCGACCGGCCGGACGGGGGGCCGGCGCGTTCGTTCTCGCTGCTCCTGCCCGCCCGTCATGAACAGGCGGTCCTTGAGCACACCATCGAGCGGCTGCTGGAATCCAGCCACTCCAGTTTCGAGATCATCGTCATCGTCGGACACGACGACCCCGAGACCGCGGAGGTCGCCGAGCGGGCCGCCGCCCGCGACCCCGCCCGGGTCCGGGTCGTCGTCGACACCCATCTCGCGAAGAACAAGCCCAAGGCGCTGAACACGGCGCTGCCGCACTGCAACGGCGAGGTGGTGGGGGTCTTCGACGCCGAGGACCAGGTCCACCCGGAGCTGCTCACCCATGTCGACCACGCCTTCCGCTCCACCGGCGCCGACGTCGTCCAGGGCGGCGTCCAGCTGATCAACTTCCACTCCAGCTGGTACAGCCTGCGCAACTGCCTGGAGTACTTCTTCTGGTTCCGCAGCAGGCTGCACCTGCACGCGCAGAAGGGCTTCATCCCGCTGGGCGGCAACACCGTCTTCGTCCGCACCGACGTGCTGCGCGCCGCGGGCGGCTGGGACCCCGACTGCCTCGCCGAGGACTGCGACCTGGGCGTACGGCTCTCCAGCATCGGCAAGAAGGTCGTCGTCGCCTACGACTCCGACATGGTCACCCGCGAGGAGACGCCCGACTCGCTGGTGTCGCTGCTGAAACAGCGCACCCGCTGGAACCAGGGCTTCCTCCAGGTCTACCGGAAGAACGACTGGCGCCAACTGCCCACGCCAGGGCAGCGGTTGCTCGCCCGCTACACGCTGATGACACCCTTCTTCCAGGCGACCACCGGCGTCGTCATCCCGCTCAACGTGGCCATCGCGCTCTTCCTCGACGTACCTGTCGGGATCGCCTTCGTCACCTTCCTGCCGGCCGTCACCGCGCTGGTGACCTTCGTGTTCGAGCTCGTAGGACTCCACGACTTCGGCAAGCAGTACGGGCTCAAGGTCCGTGTCACGCACTATCTCAAGCTCGTCGTCGGCGGCCCCTTCTATCAGGTGCTCCTGGCCGGTGCCGCCGTCCGCGCCGTCTGGCGCGAGCAGCGCGGCCGCCGTGACTGGGAGCTGACCAGCCATGTCGGCGCGCATCTCACCCGAGAGGACATCCACGCGTGACCTCGATCCTCCCCGCGGAGGCGACGGAGACGGCCACCGGCCGGACCACCGAAACCGCCCCCGCGAAGATCCCCCCTGCCCCGGGCAGGACGACCGCCCCCGGCACCGGACCCGCACCGGGCCCGGCCGGGTCGGGTGACCAAGGGCAACTCGACCAACGGTCACTCGGCCAACAGCGCCCCGACCAGCTCCGACCCGACCAGCTCCGACCCGACCAGCTCCGACCCGACCAACGGCCGCTCGACAAGCGGCGGTTGCTCATACGGCCCGTCGTCCGCTTCCGTACCTCGCGCGCCGATCTGGTCCTCTGCGCCGCCCTGCTCCTGGTGATCATGGCCGTCCAGGGCTGGAACATCCAGCACTACCCGACCCTCAGCGACGACGAGGGCACCTATCTCGCCCAGGCGTGGGCCGTCCAACAGGGCGACGGACTCGCCCACTACACCTACTGGTACGACCACCCGCCGCTCGGCTGGATCCAGATAGCCGCGCTCACCTGGCTGCCCTCGCTCGTCGCCCCGGAATCGATGACCGTCGGCGCCATGCGCTTCGCGATGCTGCTGGTCAGCGCGGCGAGCGCGGTACTGCTCTACATACTGGCCCGGCGTCTGTGGCTGCCGCGCTGGGCCGCCGGACTTGCGATGGCACTGTTCGGGCTCTCCCCGCTCTCGGTCGTGCTGCAACGGGAGATCTTCCTCGACAACATCGCCGTCATGTGGATGCTGCTCGCCTTCTGTCTGGCGGCGTCGCCCAACCGGCACCTGTGGCACCACTTCGCCGCCGGGATCGCCGCCGCCGTCGGGGTGCTCACCAAGGAGACGATGCTCATCGTGCTGCCGGCCGTGCTGGTGACGATGTGGCGCAACGGCCACCCCGACACCCGTAAGTTCGCGGTCACCGGAGCCATCACGGCCTGCGCGGTCATCGGCCTCTCGTACCCTCTCTTCGCCCTGCTCAAGGGCGAGTTGCTGCCCGGCGACGGCCATGTGTCGCTGTGGGACGGCGTCATGTACCAGATGAGCAGGCCCGGCTCCGGCTTCGTACTCGACTCGGGATCCGGCTCGCACGGCGTCCTGCGGTCATGGCTCTACTACGACCGGATCCTGCTGCTCGGCGGGATGGCCGGTGCGCTCCTGCTGCTCCTGACCGTCCGCTGGTCCGTCACCGGGCGGGCACTCGCCGGCCCCGCCCTGGCCGTCGCGATACTCACCGCCGTCGCGATGCGCCCCTCCGGCTACCTCCCGGCGATGTACGTCATCCAGGGTCTGCCGTTCCTCGCCCTGATGCTCGCGGGGGGCGCGGCCAGCGTCTCGCACGCGCTGCTGCGCAGAGGACGCGGGCCGGACGAGCCACGGGGACTGACCGCCGTACGGTGGACGGCCGTCGTCGCGCTCGTGGCCGCCTCCGTCGCGTACGTCGCACCCCGCTGGTACGACGGCAACCGCACCGCCCTGACCACAGACGCCAACGCCCCCTACCGGGCCGCCGCCTCCTGGATGGCGACCGAGGTGCCCGACCCGGCCGGCACCCGCGTCCTCGTGGACGACGCGATGTGGCTGGACCTGGTGCACGCGGGATACCGGCCGGGTCTCGGCGCCATCTGGTTCTACAAGGCCGACCTGGACCCCGCCGTGACGAAGACGATGCCCGGCGGCTGGCGCGACATCGACTACGTCGTGGCGTCACCGACCGTCCGGCGCGACGCCCGTGACCTGCCACGAGTGCGCGACGCGCTCAACCATTCCAGAGCCGTGGCCGTCTTCGGGGACGGCGAGGACCGGATCGAGATCCGCCGGATCACAAACGTCGCGGGAGGCGAACGATGAGCATTCTTCCTGTCCCCCCGCGGGGGACCGGCGAACTCGGCGACGCGGAGCTGGAGTCGACGGCCGTCGCCGAGCCGGGTGCTGTCACCGTCATCATCCCCACGTTCAACGAGGCCGCGAACGTACGGGAGTTGCTGCGGCAGCTGACGGAGTCCGTACCGTCCAGGCTGCCGTGCGAGGTGCTGTTCGTGGACGACTCCACGGACGGCACCCCGGAGGCGATCGAGGAGGCCGCGCAGGACTGCCCGTTCCCCGTCGCCGTCATCCACCGCGACGAACCGGTCGGCGGCCTCGGCGGCGCGGTCGTCGAAGGGCTGCGCACCGCCTGCTCCGAATGGATCGTCGTCATGGACGCAGACCTCCAGCATCCGCCGTCCCTGGTACCGGAGTTGGTTGCCGCCGGTGAGCGCTCCTGTGCCGATCTCGTGGTCGCCAGCCGGTACGTCGACGGCGGCAGCAGGGCCGGACTCGCCGGCGGCTACCGCGTCGCCGTCTCCCGCGCCGCCACCTGGCTCACCAAGGGCCTCTTCCCGCGCCGGCTGCGCGGCATCAGCGACCCGATGAGCGGCTTCTTCGCCATCCGCCGCAGCGCCGTCACCGCGGACGCGCTGCGCCCGCTGGGCTACAAGATCCTTCTCGAACTGGCCGTACGGTGCCGGCCGCAGCAGGTCGCGGAGGTGCCGTTCGTCTTCCGCGACCGGTTCGCGGGTGAGTCCAAGTCGACGGCCAGGGAAGGGATGCGGTTCCTGCGGCATCTCGTCGAACTGCGCACGGCGTCGCCCCTCGCCCGGATGGTGGCCTTCGGACTGATCGGACTGACCGGCTTCGTACCGAACCTCCTCGCGCTGTACGGGCTGACGGGCGCGGGCATGCACTATCTGCCGGCCGAGATCGTCGCCAACCAGTTCGGGGTGGCGTGGAACTTCGTCCTCATCGAACTTCTGCTGTTCCGCGGCCGGCGGGGCCACCGGCACTGGGCGGACCGGGTGGGGCGCTTCGCGCTCCTCGCCAACGCCGATCTGCTCCTCCGGATTCCGCTGATCGCCCTGCTCGTGGGGGAGTTCGGGGTGGAGGTCATGCCCGCGACGGTGCTGGCGCTGCTCGCGACGTTCGTGCTGCGGTTCGCGGGGACCGAGGCGCTGGTGTACCTGCCGAAGCGCAAGTGGGGCCGCTCGCGCGGACGCACCGCCGACGCCGCCGACGCCGCCGCCGGACCCGAAAGTGCCGGTGCCTCCCGCACCGTCTCCGCCACCCCTACCGGGAGGAGCGGCTGATGACCCCGTTCCGCCGACCGCCCGCCCGGCGCAGCCGCCGTACCGCGCTGCTCGCCGTCACCGCGATGACCGCCGGACTGCTGCTCAGCGTCCAGCAGCCCGCCACCGCCGGCCCCAACCTCGTCAAGAACCCCGGCTTCGAGACCCCCGGCGCCGGGGGCGGCGCCGCGATGCCGGACTGCTGGTCGCAGTCCGGCTGGGGTGACAACGACTTCACCTTCGCCACCGTCGCCGACGCGCACAGCGGCACCAAGGCGCTCAGGGTCGAGCTGAGCCGGCGGGTCGACGGTGACCGCAAGGCGCTGGTCACCGAGTCGGCGGCGTGCGCGCCCGCCGTACAGGAGGGGAAGCAGTACGACCTCTCCCTCTGGTACAAGTCGACGACACCGGACACGGCGATCACGCTCTTCCGGCACGACACGACGGCCGGCTGGCAGTACTGGACCGACCTCAAGGCCCTTGACCTCAGCGCCGGTTACCAGCGCGCCGAGGTCCGTACCCCCGTCGTGCCGCCCGGCACCGACCGGATCAGCTGGGGCGTCTCCGTCTTCGGCACCGGCAGCGCCACCACGGACGACTACGGCATGGAGGAGGTCGCCGTCCCCGCGCCCGACCCGGAGTGCACCGGCACGGCGGCCGACTGCGCCGACGGCCGCTGGGAGGTGCTGGAGACCGAGAACCCGGTGCGCTCCATGCACTCCGTGGTCCTCAACAACGGCAAGGTGCTGCTGATCGCCGGTTCCGGCAACGACCCGGAGGCGTTCGAGGCCGGGACCTTCACCTCGGCGGTGTACGACCCGGAGGACGGGACGTACACGACGATCCCCACGCCCGACGACATGTTCTGCTCCGGACACGTGCAACTCTCCGACGGCCGCGTGCTGGTGATGAGCGGCAACAAGGGCTATCCCGCGGCGGACGGCACCATCGGCTACCAGGGCTACAAGGACTCGTACGTCTTCGACCCGGCCACCGAGACCTACAGCAGGACCAACGACATGAACGACGGGCACTGGTACCCGTCCGCCACGATCATGGGCAACGGTGACGTGCTGTCCTTCGGCGGGCTGCGCGAGGACTCCACCGGCTCGGTGACGGCCGAGCGGTGGTCGGCGGCCGAGGAGGAGTGGCTGCCGCTCCGGCAGGTGAACCAGACCTGGTCGTACTGGGGTCTGTACCCGGCGATGGTGCTGATGCAGGACGGCCGGCTCTTCTACACCGGCAGCCACACCTTCGGCAACGGCACACCCGGCACCGGCTCCTCGATCTACGACTACGACGCCAACACCGTCACGGACGTGCCCGGCCTGCGGAACAAGGACGAGCGCGACCAGTCGACGAGCGTGCTGCTGCCGCCCGCCCAGGACCAGAAGGTGCTCACCATCGGTGGCGGGAACATCGACTCCAACCCGGAGGCGAACCGGCTCACCGACATCATCGACCTGAAGGAGCCGAACCCGCAGTACCGTGCCGGGCCGCCGCTGCCGCAGGGCACCGTCGACCTGGGCGGCCCCGGCGGTCCGCAGCCGCAGACCGGTGCGCAGGGCAAGATGTACGGCTCCGCGGTGCTGCTGCCCGACGGCAAGGTGCTGGAGACGGGCGGCGGGCTGCACAACCGGGCCAACCCGGTCTTCTCGACCTCGGTCTTCGACCCGGTGACGGAGACGTACGACGTGGTGGCCACCGACCCGGAGGCGCGCGGCTACCACTCGTCGGCGTTCCTGCTCCCCGACGGCCGGGTGATGACGACGGGCGACAACCCGGGCAACGGCTCCTGGAACCACCAGGTGTCGCTCTACACACCGCCGTACCTGTTCAAGGGGCCGAGGCCGGAGATCACTTCGCTGATCGACCCGGAGTGGAACTACGGCGACACGCAGCGGATCACCGTCGACCGGCCCATCGCCAAGGCCGAGTTGATCCGTCCGGCGGCGGTGACGCACTCGTCGGACCCCAACCAGCGGTTCGTCGACCTGCCGTTGACGGTCGACGGGAACACCGTCGATCTGAATGTGACGGGCAATCCGAATCTGGCGCCGCCCGGGTGGTACATGCTCTTCGCGGTCGACGCCAACGGAGTCCCGTCGGTGGCCGAGTGGGTGAAGCTGGGCGGCCCGGCGGCGCTGGCGGAGAAGTCCGCGCACGGCGGGCATCACGACTTCGCGGGCGAGTTGGCGAAGCCCGCCAAGAAGCCCGCGAAGAAGCGGAGTTCGGTGCCGGTGAGCCCGCAGATCTCGGGCTGCGACCGGCACTACGGTTCGGCGAACGTGTGCGTGCCGACGGTCTTCCCGGAGACGGTGAAGGCGACGAAGGGCAGGACGGTGACCCGGGCGCGCTGCGACTGGCTCGCCGCGAACGGCTACGGCCCGCTGAAGGTCAACGGCAAGGACGACCCGCTGCGTCTGGACCCGGACGGGGACGGGAGGGCGTGCGCCTGAGGAGCGCCGGCGGGCTGCACGGCTCGTGGGCCGCGTCTGTCCTCGCTCGCCGGACGGGCTCGAAACGCGAGTCCGGCGAGCGAGGACGAACCGGCTGCCCGGCGGGCCCGGTCTCGGCCCGGGGCTCGGCCCGGGTCGTGTCTTCGAAGTAGCGCCGTCCGCCCGCGGGCCGGGCGGGACTCGGAAGACGGGTCCTGGGCCGGTCTGACGAATCCCATTCGAAGATCACGCACCACTTGTGCACCACAGCTGGCGGTCATTCCTGGCGGAGATGCCAGTCGTGACCTTCG
Proteins encoded in this window:
- a CDS encoding thioredoxin domain-containing protein produces the protein MNRLAGVTSPYLLQHADNPVDWWPWTPEAFEEARRRDVPVLLSVGYSACHWCHVMAHESFENEATAEYLNAHFVSVKVDREERPDVDAVYMEAVQAATGQGGWPMTVFLNAEGEPFYFGTYFPPAPRHGMPSFRQVLEGVNSAWTDRRAEVGEVAGRIVGELAGRSLAHGGEGVPGEEELAQALLALTRDYDQRHGGFGGAPKFPASMVVEFLLRHHARTGAEGALQMASDTCEAMARGGIYDQLGGGFARYSVDREWVVPHFEKMLYDNALLCRTYARLWRSTGSDLARRVALETADFMVRELRTAEGGFASALDADSDDGAGRHREGAYYAWTPGQLTDVLGEADAEFAARYYGVTGEGTFEEGASVLQLPQGEGVVDAARVDSVRQRLLAARDTRPRPERDDKVVAAWNGLAIAALAETGAYFERPDLVERATEAADLVVRVHMDETTRLARTSRDGRVGANAGVLEDYGDVAEGFLTLAGVTGEGVWLDFAGFLLDTVIERFTGEGGALYDTAHDAEPLIRRPQDPTDNATPSGWTSAAGALLSYAAHTGSAAHRTAAEGALGVVKALGPRAPRFIGWGLAVAEALLDGPREVAVVGPRGDAATAGLHRTALLGTAPGAVVAVGEPTAREASGEPEFPLLADRPLVDGRAAAYVCRNFVCSVPTTEVDALAEQLTVRL
- a CDS encoding glycosyltransferase, with translation MVTSVFIAAVSLALFWMAAFTLWWQMHAWRTPETLAATRFDRPDGGPARSFSLLLPARHEQAVLEHTIERLLESSHSSFEIIVIVGHDDPETAEVAERAAARDPARVRVVVDTHLAKNKPKALNTALPHCNGEVVGVFDAEDQVHPELLTHVDHAFRSTGADVVQGGVQLINFHSSWYSLRNCLEYFFWFRSRLHLHAQKGFIPLGGNTVFVRTDVLRAAGGWDPDCLAEDCDLGVRLSSIGKKVVVAYDSDMVTREETPDSLVSLLKQRTRWNQGFLQVYRKNDWRQLPTPGQRLLARYTLMTPFFQATTGVVIPLNVAIALFLDVPVGIAFVTFLPAVTALVTFVFELVGLHDFGKQYGLKVRVTHYLKLVVGGPFYQVLLAGAAVRAVWREQRGRRDWELTSHVGAHLTREDIHA
- a CDS encoding phospholipid carrier-dependent glycosyltransferase, with protein sequence MLIRPVVRFRTSRADLVLCAALLLVIMAVQGWNIQHYPTLSDDEGTYLAQAWAVQQGDGLAHYTYWYDHPPLGWIQIAALTWLPSLVAPESMTVGAMRFAMLLVSAASAVLLYILARRLWLPRWAAGLAMALFGLSPLSVVLQREIFLDNIAVMWMLLAFCLAASPNRHLWHHFAAGIAAAVGVLTKETMLIVLPAVLVTMWRNGHPDTRKFAVTGAITACAVIGLSYPLFALLKGELLPGDGHVSLWDGVMYQMSRPGSGFVLDSGSGSHGVLRSWLYYDRILLLGGMAGALLLLLTVRWSVTGRALAGPALAVAILTAVAMRPSGYLPAMYVIQGLPFLALMLAGGAASVSHALLRRGRGPDEPRGLTAVRWTAVVALVAASVAYVAPRWYDGNRTALTTDANAPYRAAASWMATEVPDPAGTRVLVDDAMWLDLVHAGYRPGLGAIWFYKADLDPAVTKTMPGGWRDIDYVVASPTVRRDARDLPRVRDALNHSRAVAVFGDGEDRIEIRRITNVAGGER
- a CDS encoding glycosyltransferase family 2 protein codes for the protein MSILPVPPRGTGELGDAELESTAVAEPGAVTVIIPTFNEAANVRELLRQLTESVPSRLPCEVLFVDDSTDGTPEAIEEAAQDCPFPVAVIHRDEPVGGLGGAVVEGLRTACSEWIVVMDADLQHPPSLVPELVAAGERSCADLVVASRYVDGGSRAGLAGGYRVAVSRAATWLTKGLFPRRLRGISDPMSGFFAIRRSAVTADALRPLGYKILLELAVRCRPQQVAEVPFVFRDRFAGESKSTAREGMRFLRHLVELRTASPLARMVAFGLIGLTGFVPNLLALYGLTGAGMHYLPAEIVANQFGVAWNFVLIELLLFRGRRGHRHWADRVGRFALLANADLLLRIPLIALLVGEFGVEVMPATVLALLATFVLRFAGTEALVYLPKRKWGRSRGRTADAADAAAGPESAGASRTVSATPTGRSG
- a CDS encoding galactose oxidase-like domain-containing protein codes for the protein MTAGLLLSVQQPATAGPNLVKNPGFETPGAGGGAAMPDCWSQSGWGDNDFTFATVADAHSGTKALRVELSRRVDGDRKALVTESAACAPAVQEGKQYDLSLWYKSTTPDTAITLFRHDTTAGWQYWTDLKALDLSAGYQRAEVRTPVVPPGTDRISWGVSVFGTGSATTDDYGMEEVAVPAPDPECTGTAADCADGRWEVLETENPVRSMHSVVLNNGKVLLIAGSGNDPEAFEAGTFTSAVYDPEDGTYTTIPTPDDMFCSGHVQLSDGRVLVMSGNKGYPAADGTIGYQGYKDSYVFDPATETYSRTNDMNDGHWYPSATIMGNGDVLSFGGLREDSTGSVTAERWSAAEEEWLPLRQVNQTWSYWGLYPAMVLMQDGRLFYTGSHTFGNGTPGTGSSIYDYDANTVTDVPGLRNKDERDQSTSVLLPPAQDQKVLTIGGGNIDSNPEANRLTDIIDLKEPNPQYRAGPPLPQGTVDLGGPGGPQPQTGAQGKMYGSAVLLPDGKVLETGGGLHNRANPVFSTSVFDPVTETYDVVATDPEARGYHSSAFLLPDGRVMTTGDNPGNGSWNHQVSLYTPPYLFKGPRPEITSLIDPEWNYGDTQRITVDRPIAKAELIRPAAVTHSSDPNQRFVDLPLTVDGNTVDLNVTGNPNLAPPGWYMLFAVDANGVPSVAEWVKLGGPAALAEKSAHGGHHDFAGELAKPAKKPAKKRSSVPVSPQISGCDRHYGSANVCVPTVFPETVKATKGRTVTRARCDWLAANGYGPLKVNGKDDPLRLDPDGDGRACA